Part of the Eshraghiella crossota genome is shown below.
AAGAATTCATCATATATATTCTTCCAGACTCCTCAACAAACAATATCTTATCGCCATTCTTAATTCCAAGTTTTTTTCTGATTTCAATAGGTATGGTAACCTGACCTTTTGATGTTACTTTAGCTAATTCCATATAAAACCCTCCATTCTCCGGTAATGTATTCCTTACTTTCCTTACAACCTAATTATATCCCGTTTTCATTATTTTATCAACTTCGTTTCTCTATATTCCCAAAGATACATTTTTCAAAACACAATATAAAAAATCCATGCATTTGCCTGATTGCAAACACATGGATTTTATTGTTTGTTGAGGAGTCCGGAAGGATATATATGATGAATTTAGCAATTCGTCTAACTCATCCTCATTATCTGGTTCTGCGTCGGTTAAGTTATTTGTTGTGCCAAACTCTGTTGATATCCGTGTATCCGCTTGCCGGGGTAAAAATGAAAAAGTGCATAAGTGTGATATACACTGATATACACAGTATACATGGAATCCGGCAAAAAAATGTTGGGTTATGCCCGAGAAATTGCTTATTTCTCAAAAACAGTCGCCAAGAAAAGAAATACGGCACAGCGGTTTTTATGCCTTCTGTGCCGTAATTGTGATGTTTACGTGATGGATCGTTAATTGTTACTTATCTTTGATTATTTGACGGAATGTCTTTTCCTTTTATCAAATACCATTACACCTGTCAGAACACCGCCGCTGATATACAGCAGTGCAATCCAGAGGATCATATCACTGTTGTCACCGGTCTGCGGAAAATCCGGACCTGTCGGCTTGCCTGGCTCAGACGGTGTTCCCGTAGCCGGAATCTCAACTGCCGACTTCTTGTAGCCGCAAACCTTGCACTCCTCATGCTTGGAGCCCTTTTGCGTTGCGGTCGCTTCCTTGTCAACAACCCACTTGAAGTCGTGTACCGCCTTATCGGCCTTATCTCCGCAGGAGCACTCATGCCAGTGGTTGTCGGGATCGTACTTCCACTCGCTGCCGTAGCTGTGAGTATGCTCACCGTCGCCTGTGCCGCTATCGCGCAGAATCGTCAGCGTGTAGGTTTTAGCACCGATTTTCACGACAATGTCGGTTCTGCCGCTGTCGGGGATGGCAACGGTTGCGCTGCCGCCGGTGGACAGATCCTGTCCGTTGATGCTCACGGACTCGCCGTTTCCAGACACCGCTGTGACTAGCGTAGATGTTGCTCCGCTATCATTTTGCAGCGTATAGGTATAGTTCGTTCCGTTGGCGGTAAAATCGCCGAGCCCCACTGCCAGACCTTCAAAGGTCAGAAGGTCATTACCGGGCACTGTGGCTCGCACCACTACGCGGGTACCAAGCTGGGAGAAGGTGACGGTTTCCGTCTGGAAGGTTTCCCCGGAGATGGCACCGCCAATACTGGTCTTTTTCGTTTCCAGAACGGTTCCGGCAGCATCCAGCAGCGTGGCCACCAGCACTGCGCTAGTCTGAGGCTGCAGGGAGTTGTTACGCAGGGTAATGTCGGCGGTGCTGTGACCGTTGCCGTCGTTCCCCTGTGTCACATCCACTGTCATCCGCTCTCCGGTGCGGGCCAGTGCGCCGGTCATATGGACGCTGGCCTCGCTGTCACTGCCGTCATACTCCGGCAGGCGCTGATTGCTTCCCGTTCCACCGATCTGACCTTCCGCCCACGCCTCAGCGTACAGATAGGTACCCACATTTGGGATCTCTGTTTTGCCAATGGAGTTCATATACTTGCCCAGATCATAGGTCAGGTCCAGTGTAAAGGTTCCCTGATCGATGCGGGCGAGGGCGCTGTCTTCGGAAATTGTAATTTCATTATCGCGAACCGATACACCGTTTGTGGTGCAGGCTACCTCTGCATGTTTGGTATGCAGATCATCGGCATAGAACGCAAGCTTCACCTCGCGACCATTTTTGCCGGTCAGAGTGGCGGCAGAGGAATTATAGAGGGTCATGCGCACCGTGCGCTTGCCGGCACTCTCCGCAATCACTTCCATTTGCGAGATTCCAATGTCGGGATAATCCAGATACACTGTGCCTTTTTCGTTGATGCCGCTGGTAGCGGTGATGGTATAGCCCGGGTTGGTCACGTGGTTCCCCACATGGTGCCAGACGGTAAGGGTGGTGCTTTCATTTGGCAGCAGTGTTTCCGTAAGGGTGGCGGTTTCCCCGCTGCCAATGCTGACCTTTAGGTTTGTCACATCATTCAGCCCGGTGTTGCGGATGGTAAAGCTAATAGGTGTCAGGCTGTTCAGCGCCAGCGTTGCATAATCCACACCGATCTGTTCCACTTCCACCGCATCGGTGACAAAATCAGAGGTAGCGGTATAGAGGTTCGTTTTCTCACCCGGAACGGTCACGCCGCCGATTACCTGCGGGTTTTCATCGTCATAGAAGGTGGCCTGAATGACAGCCTGCGCCTGATTGCTGCCGCTGACATAGGCATCAAAGTGGTCAGCCAGCGTGCGATCCGGCAGCTCTGCCAGTTCCAATGGTGCGGAGAGAGTATAGGTATTTGTGGCATAGCGCAGCTTGGCCGCCTTCAAAATGCCGTGATCTACCGCGCCGTTGACGTCATTGACAGTCTCATTCCAGACGATGGTAAGATCATTGAGGCTGCGATGATCCCTGCTGAGGGAAGCGAAGCGGAAGTCTCCGCCCACGACGGCGTTGCCGCTGTTAGTCAGGGCAGACAGAGAGCCAGGGAAACTGTTGGACATGGTGCCACTGCCGTCCACAGCCAACAGCTGGATATCGCTGCTGCCGTCTCGGACACTGTGCCAACCGATGACAAATCGGTCATCCCCGCTGCCGAAGTTGGCTGCAACGACCTGAGGGTTTTCGTCAAGATTGCTGTCACGGGTCGCCAGCATGGCTGTACCGGGAGTTCCGTCAGCAGCCACGGTACAATAGGCGATCTCGTAGGCGGAGGTATCTCCGGTTCCGCTGCGGTCCAGCGAGTAAACCGCCATAGCGGTTCCGTCGGGCAGCATGGCCGCCTGCAACGCCTTCACTCTGCCAGTAGCACCGTTATAAAGCATTTGGGCATTGCTCCAGTCGCCGTTACTGCTGTCATAGCAACTGTACATGATACAATCTCTGGTCGTGAAGTTCAGCAAGTTGCTGCCCTGCGTACCAGGATCTGGGGTGTAGACGCTGCGCCAGAACACGATGGCCTTGCCGTCGCCGCCCACTGCCGTGACTGGTGCCAGATCCGGCGTGCCGTCGTTGGTTAGGCGGGTGGAAGTCCAGGTTGTGCCGTTATAGACGGACACTACGATCTCCGTGCTGTTCATCAGCAGGTTTTGCTCTTCCAATGTCACTGGATCACCGGCATTTTTACCCGGCAGGTCGGTGCCCATGCGAACCCAAGCAGCCGCCGCGAAGCTGTCAGTACCGGACAAAGAAACGCTCGTGTCGCCGTAGCCGGAGAATCCTGTAGGATTGTCAATTTTGCTGGAGACAGAATAGCCGCTGCCATTGAGGGTGGAGAAATGTGCCCGGCTGTCGTAAATACTGCTGCTGTTGCCGTCGTTGATGTAGGCCAATACCTTCCCGTCATCGCTGAGCTGTGGATAGGATGTTGGGTTGGCATTGGTCTGGATGTTTTCCAGTCCACTGGTGGAGTTCAGAGAGAACAGTCTCATCCGCTGCTGGGGCTGGCCCCAAGTACGGGCATATTGCTCCAGATAGTCCCGGCTTTGGAGCGTTGCACTTCCAGAAGCCACCTGCATTCCGCTCTGGGCCGCCGCCATCCGCAGCGAGGCAAGGCTCAGCCCACTGGTGGCGTTATTCCAGTAGTTGTCGATTGTTTTCCAGTCATTAAAAGTCTTGGTGCCTCCAATGGTTCCGGAGGCGATCACCGCCTCGTAGGAGATAAACAGGAAGCTGGCCACAAATTTGATTCCCACTTCGCTTTGGATTCCCAGGGCCTGACCGTTGATCTGGCGCTTTGTCTCGTCGGCAAGATAGGTGCGGGAAAGGAACTTATTCTGACTGTCCACATCCAAATTGCCGAATAGACCGATCTTCAGCGCCACGACCGAATAGTCAAAGCCAATGCCGCCAAACGCGTGGACATAGGCGTTGATACGCAGCGTGGTCAAAAAGTCATTCACTGCCGTGGCCGTAGGATCACTCCAGGCAAGCTCTGTACCCTCGCCCTGCTGACCGTAGCGCACTGCGGTACGGAAATCCAGCTGAATGGCACCACCCAGCTCAAAGGTTGCTGTCAACGGCACGGGGCCAGCCATGGCGTTCACGCTGAATGTGAAGCCCACGCCAACGCCGGCGGTAAAGCCACCGCCTACGGTGAAAACCTCCCACTCCTTTTTTTCGGCGTTATAGCGGATTTCCGCTTCGTAAAAGCCCTCCAACTGCAAGTTGAGATCCGTGTTGGTGACCTTGCCGGCCATGGAGTTGGCTTTGTACTCTCCCTTAGGATTATAGGTACCCTTAGCCATCTGGCTCAGATCTCCGGTCCCGGGCACGCCCACTTCCAGGTTCTGCGTCAGCACATTCGCACCCAAGGCCACGCCGTCCTCAGAATAGTCCATGTCCTCCATCTCCAGCGTATTGTACCCGGCCCAAATCATGGCACGGAACACGGAAGGATCTTCGCTAGGGGTGATAATCATTTTGAACACGGATGTGTCCACCGGACCGCTCAGATCATCCAGCCGTCCAGTCAGCACCTTGAGAATGTTACTATCGCCCACTCCGCCAAAGTCAACGTCATTCACTCCACTGGAGTCCTTCATCGTCAGCAGAATACCGGTGACGCGGTCATCCTCTGTCACCTTGGGAACTCGGGTCAGATCAACGACCCGGAATGGCATTATTTTCTCTTGCAACAGGCTGCCGTTCAGGCTCAGCTGCGTTTTCATACCTACATCCTTGCCGTCGGCAATCCATCCGGAGGTGGTCATGGTGGCCTCTGTGAGGGTCAGATCGTTTTCCGCTACAGGGATGGATGAGAATGGGTATTGTTTGGTACTGCTGCTCTGGGTGGCAGGAAGAATGCCGTATTCGTCCGCCAGCTTGAGACTGTAATTCTTCGCATTGGCAATCTTCTCGCCCCAGAGGAACATGGTGGTGTGCAGGGTTGCTGTTTTAAAGCTGCTGTTAGGGCCAATTTTTCCAGTCGAGTTGCGGACATCCACCTTCTGACCGTTGGCAAGACCGTAATCAACGCTTTGCGCCACAATGAAGGGTTTGTTTTCCTCCCCCTCCGGCACGCGCTCCAGAGAGACAACGCCCTCTGCGGTGCGCATTACATCGTCCACGCCCAGCTTGCCGTTGACGGTCAGCAGCAGCGGATAGTACTTGTCGCCGTCAATTGCGCTGATCTCCAGAATGTACTCCAGCTGATCCAGAGCGGAAAGCGCCGTGGTGGTGCTCTCGCCCTTTTCGGCTGACCAGAACTGGGTGGAATCCAGATAGACGGTTATATTTCCCGCCGCATCCGTGGTATAGGTGTCGCCGGTGATGCCGCTGACAAGGGCTCCTGCCCTGGAGCCCAGCAGAGCTGTCTCGCAGTAGCCTCCGTTTTTATAAACGCCACCGCGAACGGTCACCGTTTTGTTCGCCAGAGGATTACCGCCAGGCGTGATGAGCGTCACAGATGCCCGGGCGACTCGACGAAGGCTGAAGGTATTCAAGGGATAAAGCTGCAGTTTTGTGGCATCCCGCTCGCCGGAACGCAGATTTTCTTTATAGATGGTACCTAAATAAATATCCTCGCCGGAGCCAGACCGCAGAGACACCTCACTGGCGATTCCGTTGGGTTCGTAAAGTGCCAGCACGCCTTCACTGTTGGTCGTGACCGTTTTAGGCACACCTTTGCCGTCGGTGTATTGCAGCGTTGTTTCCGCTGCAGGCGTCAACTGGAAGAGATAGAACTTATTTTGCAGCGTTTTCGCTGTCACCTGTACGTCGGCACGCATGCCCGTGGCGGCATGGGTAGCCGTGACGGTTGCGGTGCCGTTGGCCAAGGCAGACAGCGCCATTTTGGTTTCGGGAAGGTAGGAATCAAAGGAGAAGTTCCTGATGTCCTCATACAATCCTCCCTGCTTGTAGTTGACGGAAATGGCATTGCTGTTGCTGGAGAGCCACCGGATGCCGTCTTTAAAGGAGTTCCATCCGTACTCGTCATAGTTGATGCCTATGTACTCGATCAGCCCCAACTCCTGGCGCAGCTGCAAAATTTTAGCTGTATCGGTGGGCAGGTTGCCGCTGACCTTCGAGGTATTGTCCATGTTCAGCTTAGAAATCGTGTTTCCTTTGTCGTCCAGCACCTTCAGTGCGTCGGCATCGTAGACATACAGTGGGAAGGAGTCGGTGCTTGGAGATTCCTCACCAGGATTCTCCACGCTCAAAACCACTTGATAGGTGTCCTTTAGATTGCCGGCTTTCACACTCTGTAATGGCAGGGAGAAGCTTCCGGAGGTACCGAATAGGCGCTCTCTGGCCACCTCTTGGGTGTTTTTGTCCTCTGTGACCCGGGTAATGGTCAGTGTGGCCGGTTGAGAGGCGCCGTCAGTGGCGTTTTTCACCGACCAGTCGATATTGACGGCGACGTCGGTATCCTTGAGGTAAATGCTCTGGGGCGGTGTCAGCTTGGCCGTGGCAGGTGGTGCCTGCACGATGATCCAGGCAAGTGCCGACAGGCGGACGTTCTCACTCTCGGCGTTGGGGTGCGGCATGGATACCAATACCGTGTAGGCAGGGGTATTGCCGGTGGAGAGCTTGGAGAGCACATTCTCCTTGATCCGCACGCTGTTTTTATCCTTGCTGGCTGTATAATAAGTCGCAACGGGATTGAGGCCGCTCAGCGCCGCCTTATTCTCATAATTACCCTCATACAGGTCAATCCTGTACTTAAACTCTTTATTCGGTGCCATCAGCGCGGCGTTGGAGCTCCACAGTACGGTGGCGGGCTGATTTACCCGCGTCACGATGGACGAGCCGCCGGGAATCACCAGTGCCAGGGAATCGCCTGCCGTCACGGTATAAGGCTTTGACTCACCCGTCACATCATCGGCAGTGTCCTCAGTCCCGTTGTCCGCCGTAAAGGTAAAGGTGACGGCTCCCACCTTGGTTCCTGTGGTGGCAACAACGCCGGTATCCTCGTTGATGGTGGCAATGAGCGTGTCACTACTGCTCCATTTACCGGTGGTGTAGCTTGCCTGCTCACCGTTTTCCCCAAAAACCTCAGCCTTAAGCGTAGGGCGGGTGGTTTCGGCGAGGGAAATCGTATAGTCGGCGTCATTCGCTTCCTGGGCGATGGTCACCGTGTGCGCGGAAACTTTCTTTGCCACCGTGAACTGCCGGGTCAGGGGAAGCACATTCACCCAGTTAGGAGCGTCTTTCGTGCCCTCGTTGGCCTGCAGCGTCACCGTGTAGGTGCGCGTGTAAGCCGCGGGTGCGATTGCATAGTCGTTAATGGTGAAGGCTTCCTTCTCTGTGTCCAGATAGACCTGCAGATGGATTGGTTCAACCGTGGAGTCGTACCTCAGTTCGAGGCGGAAAGGGGCTTCCTTCGGCTCTGTTCCTTCCGGGGTGTGATAATTGCTGTATACGGTCTTGTAGGAGTCCTGCTCCATGTTGGCGTTCATCGTGAACGATGCCTTGCCGGTGGCGTAGGTGGCCGTCAGTGCGGTGGGAGCGTTGCGCATCAAGACGCTCTTCAGCGTAACGTCGGTAATCGGCTCGCTTGGATATTGTGTGGTATCCAGCGTATGACCGAAAACATCTTTCACACCGGTCATACCATTGACGGTGACCGTGGTGCCATCCGCATCCTGCACTGGGTACCAGAGCATTGCCGTGACGCCGTAGTCGTTCATGGAAAGCTCAGCGGCGGTATACTCTTTGCCATTGATGGCCACGCGGGCGTTTCTAAGATCCACGAACTCGTTAAAGGTAACTGTGATGGGCACATGCTGTCCGCTGGCATAGGTTCCCGCCGTGGCCGTGACGCTTTGAATGATGGGGGCGTCCGAGTCCAACAGCTTGGCGGTGACGTTGCTGTTCTTGGTGGTGGCGGTGGAATTTTGGATATCTCTATTTACATTCTTCAGATACAGTTCGAAGGGCAGATAGTACTGCTGTGCCCTTCTGTTTTGCGTGGTAGACTGCAGGGAGATGCTGACCGTACTGCCCTTGTTAATCGTACAGTCCAGCGCTTTCGTTCTGTCGCCGCTGAGATTCAGAGCTGTTCCATCGAGCTTGTACTCCGTCAGATAGAACGGGGCATAGTGTTGTGTGGTACTATTATAGCCATACGGCGCAGGGCCAGCATAGGCAGCTACATCGGTACTCCAGTCAAACTTGATGCTGGCGTCGATTTGGTATGGCTGATAAAATGGGGAGGAGCCGCCGGGAAGCACCGAGTTGCGGGCACCCTCCAAAATTCCGATGGTATTGCTTAGCGCAACGAAGTCCGGATTGTTGGCACCGTTGGCGACAGTGTATTTTTCTGCCAGCAAAGGAATAAACAAATCATCATATAATACGGTTGTATTTTTGAGTTCTTCCTCATAGTTCGGCGCGGTCATTTCTGTTTTTATTGCGGGGTCGTCAACCGTCTTTATTAGCTTGAGCTGACAGTGGTCGGCATAGCTGGCGCCGTCATAGAACACCAGATTTTCCGCATCGTAAAATTCAATCATCCCCAGCAGGTCGCCATAGGAATAAGAATCCTTGAGCCAGTCTGGGTTCCCTCCTCTGGTTGTAACCTCGACAGTGATTTTACAACCACCTAAACTGTAAGATTCGCCTACGTCATAGGCCAGCCTGTAGGACCCGTCGCTTTGCTTGACCCCACTCGTCTTGCCTATCGAGACCTTCACATCGGTGATATACTCGCTGAGCTGGCCTTTTTGAATGCGGTAGGAAAAGCCGGCCGGTTTTCCGCGGTATACAGTAAAAGTCCCGGAGCTCCAGCTGTTGTTTGCGGAAGCCCCCAGCGTTTGGCTCATCATGCCGCTCATATCCACCGTCTCAACGCCCACAGGCGCTGTGGCAGAGGCGGAATACTGCAAACTGATGCCCTGCAGCTCCAGCTGCTCCATCAGGCTATTGAGATTCTCCAGGGCTTCCCCGGTAAACTCCTTGTCGGAGAAATAGGTGTCCTTGATCCGCTGCAGCTCCTGTTCGATTTGGATCATAGTCTTCAAATCGCCCAGCGCCACCGGAGTCCCATCCACGTCGGCTATACGGGTGAGATCCGTGGCGGGATTTTCCAGCTGCTCCATGACAGCCGCCAGTGTCAACACCTGGCCGTCCAGCGTGATGGTTTGATCCACCTTTAAATTGCCGGCTTCATCCAGCAGCCCCAAAGCGTTCAGCATGGAAAGCACTTGGTCGCTGCTACCGCCGGTCAAGGCGGAGAGCTGCTCCAAAATCTCCTGATTTTCCTCAGGTGTGTTGCCCAGCGAATCGCTCACCGCAGCAAACGCAGTTGTCGGCAGCATGGTCAGCACCATGCAGCATATAAGTAAGATACTGAGTATTCGTTTTTTCATTGGATTTTCTCCTCCTTTTCGTGTCGTGCGGGCTTATCCGCTCCGCCTTTTCTACGATTTTCTCTGTTTCTAAGCCGAAAGCACAGCGCAGTGATGACCGCCGCCGCGGCAAAGGAAACGACGCCCACCAGCACATAGCCGCCTGCGTCCTCCCGCAGCAGCATCGCACCGAAGCTGCCCCATGCGGCGGTCTGTCCATGCACTACAAATGCGTCCGCCGCCTGCATCAGCACCGCGAACAGCAGCATACACGCGGCACTCAGCCCATAGATGCCGCGCCGCTGCCTTCGGCGATTGTTTTCTCGCACCCGCTGTTTGACGAGTGCGACCCGTCTTGCGGTATCGTACATATCGTTTGAACCTCCTCTCTGGATTCTTTGAAATGCGGCTTAAAAACCCTTTCACTTATATAGGTACAAAAAATCGAAAAAACTCTCACCCAAAACGCAAAATTTTTCAAAAAAAATTGAGAGCCGCCAAAAAGCAGCTCTCAGGGAGTGGATATTCGATTATTGCTTCCGTGATAATCGTAAAATGGATAGCCTTCCTGCCGCCACCAGCAGCACCGGCAGGGCGTAGGCGATGTACTGCGCCGCGCCGCCGTAGGCGATCAGCAGATTATAGATGGCGTGGAGGGTGATGACCGCGCCCAGCAGTCCGCAGGTGCCCGCGACCTTCAGCCACGTCCGCCGCCATGTGTAGGCAAGCCCGCCGCCCACAATCAGGCCGCAGAGGACGTGCATGGCTCCCGTGCCGAAGCCCCGGAAGAAGATGAAGGAGAAGCGGTCAGCGCCGTTCTGGATGAGATAGCACACATTTTCAAAGGTGGCAAAGGCGAGGGCAACCGTGATGGCGGCAGCCTTGATTTTATCCCCCTCCGGCTCAAACACCAGCAGATAGAACACCAGCGGCAGCAGCTTCATCATTTCCTCCACCACCGGCGCAATCTCCGCCGTGGCGACAAGGGCATCCGCCTGACACACCGCCGCGAGAAAGGTGTTGATATAGGCCGAGAGCAGACACACCCCCATTCCGGCAATGCAGAACAGGAATAAGCGTAGCTGCCGCCTGCCCATGCACAGAGCGGCCACCAGCAGGGGAGATACCATGCAGAGGAAGATGTTTTCAATATAGGTCATGCTTCCACCGCCCTTCTCGTGGCGGGTAGCAGCCCCAGAATCGCAAACGTCAGCAGCATATCGCACCAGAAGGTTGGGCTGGTCGGTGAGGTATCCGGCCAAAAGCAGCCCGCCGTCCAAAGCAGATACTCTGCGAACGCAAAGCACAGCACGCCGATGTGAAACCACCGCATATTCCGCGCCGCGCCCATCTGCGTTTTCGCATAGGCAAGCCCTCGAATGGCGCAGAAGGAGAGCCATATCATCATGCCGCACCAGATCAGGTTAGAGAGAATGTCTCCGAAAGTGCAGTAGAATGCCAGCAGCGGCACGCCGAACGCAAGCGCAAGCCATGCCCTTCGGCAGCGGAAACTGCGCTCATTTGTTCCGGTCAGCGTGGCCTGCAAAATACGCAGGAAAATTACGCTGGCCACCCAGCCGAACTCCGACACATAAAAAACCCGCGGTGTGGTATCGAACAGCAACAGATACAGCGTCCAGTAGAGTGCACCGAGGGCAAAGCAGCCGTAGAAGCACAGCAGCATAAAATACGCCTGCCTGCGGCTTTTCCGGTAGGATATGCCAGAAAGCAGTGCACCGACGAACGTGGTCAGTAATTGCAACAGGTTCTCAAT
Proteins encoded:
- a CDS encoding AbrB/MazE/SpoVT family DNA-binding domain-containing protein encodes the protein MELAKVTSKGQVTIPIEIRKKLGIKNGDKILFVEESGRIYMMNSSMDAFREAQKAFAGEAERLGLKNDDDVMAMIKELREESVVK
- a CDS encoding PrsW family glutamic-type intramembrane protease; amino-acid sequence: MTYIENIFLCMVSPLLVAALCMGRRQLRLFLFCIAGMGVCLLSAYINTFLAAVCQADALVATAEIAPVVEEMMKLLPLVFYLLVFEPEGDKIKAAAITVALAFATFENVCYLIQNGADRFSFIFFRGFGTGAMHVLCGLIVGGGLAYTWRRTWLKVAGTCGLLGAVITLHAIYNLLIAYGGAAQYIAYALPVLLVAAGRLSILRLSRKQ
- a CDS encoding histidine kinase, with amino-acid sequence MELIENLLQLLTTFVGALLSGISYRKSRRQAYFMLLCFYGCFALGALYWTLYLLLFDTTPRVFYVSEFGWVASVIFLRILQATLTGTNERSFRCRRAWLALAFGVPLLAFYCTFGDILSNLIWCGMMIWLSFCAIRGLAYAKTQMGAARNMRWFHIGVLCFAFAEYLLWTAGCFWPDTSPTSPTFWCDMLLTFAILGLLPATRRAVEA